From Aedes albopictus strain Foshan chromosome 1, AalbF5, whole genome shotgun sequence, one genomic window encodes:
- the LOC109403858 gene encoding probable tubulin polyglutamylase ttll-15: MERRKSDRKKRDEATQEPSHQPETRVVEKDQVDQVVQRVEELNCFFDLRTKRGQILFFTVTILAATLTQCLPKDALSSIFQVKESQTRHHEPNVQCKPEVRIVEKVIPGGDGSRPKYWIYGRNPSGDHLIHVKNVLQRFGVEQVGNDTEDWDLLWAHDYPFRKVNLHHLKPHQLVNHFPGSGYITNKVDLSTTEMSYIPKAFKLPSEEEKFRKYAQENPNKRFVQKNNQHRHIQIKKIEEIDFESNDTFIQEFIDDPLLVDGYKFDIGVYTVITSIDPLRVYIYKGDILFRYCPVEYYPFDPMNLDKYIVGDDYLPTWEVPALKPYYTKQGFGMKESFDAYIRSTGRDPSTIWEQVEDAIRLAILKKESLIAGVLPRYASKRNFFEMMRFDLVVDNNLRVFLMEANMSPNLSSAHFKPNRLLYEQVIYNFLRMIGVGSDLRRESFRKHSTDTEAMISSLKNIVVEPNRCTEAPCLESCAPEECALCVSCLSGGDLRELHAAYREHLNRGDMKRIFPVPKADQRIFGQHSEDLSAKNRWMSHWFDAKCEADRSYCF; encoded by the exons ATGGAGCGGCGAAAGTCCGATAGAAAAAAG CGAGATGAAGCAACGCAAGAACCATCACATCAACCGGAAACCAGGGTAGTGGAAAAAGATCAAGTCGATCAGGTTGTTCAGCGAGTCGAAGAGCTGAATTGCTTCTTCGATTTGCGGACGAAGCGCGGTCAGATTCTATTCTTCACGGTGACCATATTGGCCGCAACTCTGACTCAATGTCTTCCAAAGGATGCTCTTTCGAGTATTTTTCAGGTGAAGGAATCTCAGACTCGCCACCATGAACCGAACGTGCAGTGTAAACCCGAGGTTAGAATAGTTGAAAAGGTGATACCGGGAGGGGATGGGAGTCGGCCAAAATATTGGATTTATGGTCGCAATCCCAGTGGTGATCATTTGATACACGTGAAGAATGTTCTCCAGCGATTTGGAGTGGAGCAGGTGGGGAATGATACGGAAGACTGGGATCTACTTTGGGCCCATGATTATCCTTTCAGGAAAGTTAACTTACATCATTTAAAACCACATCAATTGGTCAACCACTTCCCAGGATCAGGGTACATTACGAATAAGGTTGATTTATCAACAACGGAGATGAGTTACATCCCAAAGGCATTCAAACTACCAAGCGAAGAGGAGAAGTTTAGGAAGTATGCTCAAGAAAACCCGAACAAGCGATTCGTCCAGAAGAACAACCAACATCGACATATCCAAATCAAGAAGATCGAAGAAATCGACTTCGAGAGCAACGATActtttattcaagaatttatcGACGATCCTCTCCTGGTAGATGGCTACAAATTCGACATTGGGGTGTACACGGTTATTACTTCGATTGATCCGCTTCGGGTCTACATCTACAAAGGTGACATCCTGTTCCGATATTGTCCTGTCGAGTACTATCCGTTCGATCCGATGAACTTGGACAAGTACATAGTGGGCGACGATTATCTACCAACTTGGGAGGTCCCAGCGTTGAAGCCTTACTATACGAAACAAGGCTTCGGAATGAAGGAATCGTTTGATGCTTATATACGAAGCACTGGACGTGATCCTTCAACAATCTGGGAACAAGTCGAGGACGCCATCAGATTAGCAATActcaaaaaagaatctcttattGCCGGAGTCCTACCACGGTACGCCAGCAAGCGAAACTTCTTCGAAATGATGCGCTTCGACTTGGTAGTGGACAACAACCTCCGCGTATTTCTCATGGAAGCCAACATGAGTCCGAATCTCTCGTCAGCTCACTTTAAGCCGAACCGCCTACTGTATGAACAGGTGATCTACAACTTCCTCAGAATGATCGGAGTAGGATCGGATCTTCGCCGGGAATCTTTCCGAAAGCATTCAACCGACACCGAAGCAATGATTTCCTCTCTGAAAAACATCGTAGTCGAGCCAAACCGTTGTACGGAAGCTCCTTGCCTGGAATCGTGCGCTCCCGAGGAATGTGCACTCTGCGTAAGTTGTCTCAGCGGAGGAGATCTACGTGAATTGCACGCGGCGTACAGGGAACACCTGAATCGAGGGGACATGAAGCGAATTTTTCCAGTGCCAAAAGCGGACCAGCGGATATTCGGGCAGCACTCGGAGGATCTGAGTGCCAAAAACCGATGGATGAGCCATTGGTTCGATGCCAAGTGCGAGGCGGATCGGTCGTATTGCTTTTAA
- the LOC109403860 gene encoding vacuolar protein sorting-associated protein 26C translates to MAINLEIRLRRPNKIYYEGETISGVVHISSPTEIKHDGITLCMEGQVNLTISNKNVGIFEAMYNSVKPITLLNQFTDLAPSGKLPSGTTEVPFELPLICTKEPKVLYETYHGVFVNVTYLLKAEIKRSFLAKSVAKAQQFIIQYRPSQPPEKKTEVNFSISPETLQKTAKERISIPRFLITGLLDSTETCVTKPFTGSLTIHHTEVPIKSIEIQLVRVETCGCAEGYARDATEIQNIQIADGNVCPKVQIPIYMTFPRLFTCPTLITKNFKIEFEVNLVVVFGDDYLVTENFQIVLNRTA, encoded by the exons gaaacaaTCAGCGGTGTGGTTCACATCTCATCTCCAACAGAAATAAAACACGATGGAATTACTTTATGCATGGAAGGTCAA GTGAACTTGACGATCAGCAATAAAAATGTCGGTATTTTCGAAGCTATGTATAACTCGGTTAAGCCGATCACCCTTCTCAATCAATTTACTGACCTAGCTCCGTCTGGCAAACTACCTTCCGGAACCACAGAAGTTCCCTTCGAATTGCCCTTGATTTGCACAAAAGAGCCGAAGGTCCTGTACGAAACCTATCACGGAGTGTTCGTTAATGTCACCTACCTACTGAAAGCCGAAATAAAGCGTAGTTTCCTGGCAAAGAGCGTAGCCAAAGCTCAACAATTCATCATCCAGTACCGGCCCAGTCAACCGCCGGAGAAGAAAACCGAGGTCAACTTCTCGATCAGCCCGGAAACGCTGCAGAAAACGGCCAAAGAACGTATCTCGATTCCGCGCTTCCTCATAACGGGGTTGCTGGATTCGACGGAAACTTGCGTGACGAAACCGTTTACGGGCAGTTTGACCATTCACCACACGGAAGTGCCGATCAAGTCGATCGAGATTCAGTTGGTCCGCGTGGAGACCTGTGGCTGCGCGGAGGGTTACGCGCGCGATGCCACCGAAATCCAGAACATTCAGATTGCCGACGGGAACGTGTGCCCCAAGGTGCAGATTCCGATCTATATGACGTTTCCGCGGCTGTTTACGTGCCCGACGTTGATCACGAAGAATTTTAAGATCG AGTTCGAGGTGAATCTCGTTGTGGTCTTCGGAGATGACTATTTGGTAACGGAAAACTTCCAAATCGTGCTGAACAGAACTGCCTGA
- the LOC109403859 gene encoding dynein axonemal light chain 1-like: MTAKATTIKEALKRLEDRTKTNSCDDKEIDLCFQWPPIEKMDTTFSTLVACEKLSLSTNMIDKIFGLSGMKNLRVLSLGRNYIKAISGLEGVSDTLEELWISYNLVEKLKGINVLKKLKVLYMSNNLVKDWVEFNRLADLPMLEDLLFAGNPLVESMEESVWRAEASKRLLSLRKLDGETVIREESDSQQPQQPAGQPEKA, from the exons ATGACAGCCAAAGCTACCACAATCAAGGAAGCCCTCAAACGACTCGAGGATCGAACGAAGACCAACTCCTGCGACGATAAGGAAATCGATCTGTGCTTCCAGTGGCCTCCGATAGAGAAGATGGACACCACTTTCTCCACGCTGGTTGCCTGCGA GAAACTATCGCTTTCGACCAACATGATCGACAAAATCTTCGGCCTGAGCGGAATGAAGAACCTACGGGTTCTCTCATTGGGCAGAAACTACATCAAGGCCATTTCCGGACTGGAAGGAGTGAGCGACACCCTCGAGGAGCTTTGGATCAGCTACAACCTGGTGGAGAAACTGAAGGGGATCAACGTGCTGAAAAAGCTCAAGGTGCTGTACATGAGCAACAACCTGGTGAAGGATTGGGTCGAGTTCAACCGGTTGGCCGATTTGCCCATGCTGGAGGATTTGCTGTTTGCCGGAAATCctttggtggaatccatggaggagagCGTCTGGCGTGCGGAAGCAAGCAAACGGTTGCTGTCGTTGAGAAAGCTCGATGGAGAAACGGTAATCCGGGAGGAGAGCGATAGTCAGCAGCCGCAACAACCAGCTGGACAACCGGAGAAGGCTTAA
- the LOC115264229 gene encoding diphthine methyl ester synthase, protein MFYVIGLGLGDPKDITVKGLEIVKRCERVYLESYTSIMTCGHEKLEEFYGRPLILADRELVESGADDILHNAHSVEVAFLVVGDPFGATTHTDLLIRAKEKNIPYQVIHNASIMNAIGCCGLQLYHFGETVSIPYWDANWQPDSFFDKIIANLEHGLHTLCLLDIRVKEPTLASLTSKKREYEPPRFMSCSTACDQLSQLIHKRRLSGEAKHHLFNDRNVVIGLARVGHESQEIKACTLKEMKQSDLGDPLHSLIIPAEMHPMEVEFLQQFCDEDLKELQKKARRDELTSIFKLETTLDSTSNSNN, encoded by the exons ATGTTCTACGTGATTGGTCTCGGATTGGGAGATCCCAAAGATATTACCGTCAAGGGTCTGGAGATTGTGAAGCGGTGCGAGCGAGTCTATCTGGAATCATACACTTCGATAATGACCTGCGGGCATGAGAAACTG gaggaattctacGGTCGTCCACTGATTCTGGCGGACCGGGAGCTTGTGGAGAGCGGAGCCGATGATATCCTACACAATGCCCATTCGGTGGAAGTGGCGTTCCTGGTCGTGGGTGATCCCTTCGGTGCCACGACCCATACAGATCTGTTGATCCGGGCTAAGGAGAAGAATATCCCCTATCAGGTGATTCACAACGCATCGATCATGAACGCCATCGGATGTTGCGGATTGCAGCTGTACCACTTTGGCGAAACGGTCTCCATCCCCTACTGGGACGCAAACTGGCAGCCGGACAGTTTCTTTGACAAAATCATTGCCAACCTGGAACATGGATTGCATACACTCTGCCTGTTGGACATCCGGGTCAAGGAACCGACCCTGGCCTCGTTGACCAGTAAAAAGCGAGAATACGAGCCACCTCGGTTCATGAGCTGCAGCACGGCCTGTGACCAGTTGTCTCAATTGATTCACAAGCGCAGACTCAGCGGAGAGgccaagcatcatctgttcaaCGATCGGAACGTGGTGATCGGATTGGCCCGGGTTGGTCACGAATCCCAGGAAATTAAGGCTTGCACCCTGAAGGAGATGAAGCAGTCCGACCTGGGTGATCCGCTGCATTCGTTGATCATTCCGGCCGAGATGCACCCGATGGAGGTGGAGTTTTTGCAGCAGTTCTGCGACGAAGATCTGAAGGAGCTGCAGAAGAAGGCGCGGCGCGATGAGCTGACCAGCATATTCAAGCTGGAGACGACGCTGGACAGTACGAGCAATTCCAACAACTAA